In Amphiura filiformis chromosome 1, Afil_fr2py, whole genome shotgun sequence, the following are encoded in one genomic region:
- the LOC140164691 gene encoding uncharacterized protein isoform X1 yields MIPTLDSDEENAVDDDIIPPMDSDEENDDVYDDTAPPPLPDIARLPQSFPPPPHLPPSRSPLPSRHSPLPNTPENSGGDGDFDLTYDDVSNPSDGEAEQDELYEAVGSEFREELQHNEDGISIASGVTDEGQDVSAKELEAQRKREEKQRKEQEKQQKREEEKRKKEEEKKEKERQKKEKEDKKRREKEEKEAKKKFGIKGDIEVIERRTVVINFHADYADKLDLSVTKGDELEVLRKDGNPPGKWLARDLEGRYGYVSELCVEVGDDTQDVYDDVAAVATEDAEGEEIYDVPDTE; encoded by the exons TCCTACTCTCGATTCAGATGAAGAAAATGCAGTGGATGATGACATAAT ACCGCCCATGGACTCAGATGAAGAAAATGATGATGTTTATGATGATACAG CACCACCACCTCTTCCAGACATTGCTCGTTTACCACAGTCTTTTCCACCACCACCACATCTCCCGCCAAGTCGCAGTCCCTTACCAAGTCGACATAGCCCATTGCCAAATACTCCTGAAAACAGTGGTGGTGATGGGGACTTTGACTTGACTTATGATGATGTATCAAATCCGTCT GATGGGGAAGCTGAGCAAGATGAGTTGTATGAAGCTGTTGGTAGTGAATTCAGGGAAGAGCTGCAACACAATGAGGATGG AATATCAATTGCATCTGGAGTAACAGATGAAGGCCAAGACGTATCAGCCAAGGAATTAGAAGCACAgaggaaaagagaagagaaacagAGGAAAGAACAGGAGAAACAACAGAAGAGGgaagaagaaaagagaaaaaaagaagaggaaaagaaggagaaagaaagacagaagaaggagaaggaagacaagaagaggagagaaaaagaagaaaaggaagcCAAGAAAAAGTTTGGT ATCAAAGGTGATATAGAAGTGATAGAAAGACGTACAGTAGTAATAAACTTTCATGCAGATTATGCCGATAAGCTAGACCTGAGTGTCACCAAAGGGGATGAGTTAGAAGTATTGAGGAAGGATGGTAATCCCCCAGGGAAATGGTTAGCAAGAGACCTAGAGGGACGAT ATGGGTACGTTTCTGAACTTTGCGTAGAAGTTGGTGATGATACACAGGATGTATACGATGATGTAGCAGCTGTAGCCACAGAAG ATGCAGAAGGTGAAGAAATTTATGATGTTCCCGATACGGAATAA
- the LOC140164691 gene encoding uncharacterized protein isoform X2 yields the protein MIPPMDSDEENDDVYDDTAPPPLPDIARLPQSFPPPPHLPPSRSPLPSRHSPLPNTPENSGGDGDFDLTYDDVSNPSDGEAEQDELYEAVGSEFREELQHNEDGISIASGVTDEGQDVSAKELEAQRKREEKQRKEQEKQQKREEEKRKKEEEKKEKERQKKEKEDKKRREKEEKEAKKKFGIKGDIEVIERRTVVINFHADYADKLDLSVTKGDELEVLRKDGNPPGKWLARDLEGRYGYVSELCVEVGDDTQDVYDDVAAVATEDAEGEEIYDVPDTE from the exons ACCGCCCATGGACTCAGATGAAGAAAATGATGATGTTTATGATGATACAG CACCACCACCTCTTCCAGACATTGCTCGTTTACCACAGTCTTTTCCACCACCACCACATCTCCCGCCAAGTCGCAGTCCCTTACCAAGTCGACATAGCCCATTGCCAAATACTCCTGAAAACAGTGGTGGTGATGGGGACTTTGACTTGACTTATGATGATGTATCAAATCCGTCT GATGGGGAAGCTGAGCAAGATGAGTTGTATGAAGCTGTTGGTAGTGAATTCAGGGAAGAGCTGCAACACAATGAGGATGG AATATCAATTGCATCTGGAGTAACAGATGAAGGCCAAGACGTATCAGCCAAGGAATTAGAAGCACAgaggaaaagagaagagaaacagAGGAAAGAACAGGAGAAACAACAGAAGAGGgaagaagaaaagagaaaaaaagaagaggaaaagaaggagaaagaaagacagaagaaggagaaggaagacaagaagaggagagaaaaagaagaaaaggaagcCAAGAAAAAGTTTGGT ATCAAAGGTGATATAGAAGTGATAGAAAGACGTACAGTAGTAATAAACTTTCATGCAGATTATGCCGATAAGCTAGACCTGAGTGTCACCAAAGGGGATGAGTTAGAAGTATTGAGGAAGGATGGTAATCCCCCAGGGAAATGGTTAGCAAGAGACCTAGAGGGACGAT ATGGGTACGTTTCTGAACTTTGCGTAGAAGTTGGTGATGATACACAGGATGTATACGATGATGTAGCAGCTGTAGCCACAGAAG ATGCAGAAGGTGAAGAAATTTATGATGTTCCCGATACGGAATAA